One part of the Oncorhynchus kisutch isolate 150728-3 linkage group LG22, Okis_V2, whole genome shotgun sequence genome encodes these proteins:
- the LOC109867285 gene encoding transcription initiation factor TFIID subunit 4 isoform X2 gives MAGASDPLEDMLFNEVDEKAVSDLVGSLESQLVSQKTSPATYSNIKREGSTGAVSQFSGKLRDQAGSLEPPQQGHPKAALNAEPIANQAMSNKIISASTSSITTGGVLNAGTNLQTYGAASQTISTAPPGSVTLPAQSTSFNRGTILGPAGTSAVTVPNPNITTTTTTIRTASPGLQSFNGNTGALKLVNSPAASQVGSGSSTVVSTVSAGNSNIIVSMTSQPPSLPNFTGPQQSAVATTPTIALQRQPSPMAIASQNGVIDPKVSAVVTQGAGSLGATTSQVMNHSNTLMHTKMVAPNQPVSAGQSIILGGSPPPVVVNSPISQPQSVASPTLTAGVKPTVNGVGQPTVTIVRPPGAPVMATPVQQQRPGLLASTTRTAAPQLAVRPPQKTTIQLPPGFTIPPGMVLVRTDTGQLVMVTQQVLAQAQAKTQQGQAAVSNISPQPGIPTAGANIRVSTPSQAPGTPQAVRLASPFQARMAQSPSPSSPAIQAITVAPAGASVSVKMTTPQKTQSVITGGQALVKPGAVRPTITLNTAAASASGSPIATVSQEMQENVKKCKNFLSTLIKLASHNSPSPDTSKNVKTLVQDLLDAKIEPEEFTTSLQAELKSSPQPYLIPFLKKSLPALRLSLLNNQQSLLASTSASALAVPSTSTIRPRLPTTISPATGIVRSPTTALGVRRPGVQGVQTRMPMVITQTIRPQGVVTRGPSIIPGRSPVGIGAQASANQKKLNEPGGGTFRDDDDINDVASMAGVNLNEENARIMATNSELVGTKIRSCKDEAFLPPGLLHRRIMEAAKRFGVTEVPAETVNYISHATQARLRSMLEKVSTIAQHRTDGGKDEEWYEPSTDVRAQLRFFEQLERMEKQRKDEQEREVLLKAAKSRARQEDPEQARLKAKAKEMQQAEQAQIRQREANLTALAAIGPRKKRKMDSPGGSTSGTEVASGSGDGSSTAASSRQQLRQRITRVNLRDFIFCLEQERATSRSLLLYKALLK, from the exons ATGGCGGGAGCCTCCGACCCACTGGAGGACATGCTCTTCAATGAGGTAGACGAAAAAGCTGTAAGCGACTTAGTGGGCTCTTTGGAATCGCAACTTGTCAGCCAAAAGACTTCGCCCGCCACATATTCTAATATCAAGCGAGAAGGATCTACGGGCGCTGTTAGCCAGTTCTCAGGGAAACTGCGTGATCAAGCGGGGTCTCTGGAGCCGCCACAACAAGGACACCCAAAAGCGGCGTTAAACGCGGAACCCATCGCGAATCAGGCGATGTCCAATAAGATTATCAGCGCTTCCACTTCTTCCATCACTACTGGGGGTGTTTTAAACGCTGGTACTAATCTACAAACATATGGAGCCGCATCTCAAACCATTTCCACCGCACCACCAGGATCGGTAACTTTGCCTGCTCAGTCGACTAGCTTCAACAGAGGGACTATTTTGGGTCCTGCTGGCACATCAGCGGTGACTGTTCCCAATCCAaacatcacaacaacaacaacaactatcaGGACTGCTTCACCTGGTTTACAGAGTTTTAACGGTAACACTGGAGCTCTGAAGTTGGTCAACTCGCCAGCAGCTTCCCAAGTCGGGTCAGGCAGCAGCACTGTTGTAAGTACTGTCAGTGCGGGCAATTCCAATATCATTGTGTCCATGACTTCACAACCTCCTTCTCTGCCAAACTTTACTGGACCTCAACAGTCTGCAGTGGCTACTACTCCCACTATTGCATTGCAAAGACAGCCCAGCCCCATGGCCATTGCCTCACAGAATGGAGTAATAGACCCCAAGGTTTCTGCAGTGGTCACACAGGGTGCAGGTTCCCTAGGGGCCACCACCTCTCAGGTCATGAACCACAGCAACACTCTCATGCACACTAAAATGGTGGCACCCAACCAGCCAGTCTCTGCTGGCCAATCAATAATTCTCGGAGGGTCTCCCCCTCCTGTTGTTGTTAACTCACCAATAAGCCAGCCACAGAGTGTGGCGAGTCCCACTCTCACAGCTGGGGTGAAACCAACTGTTAATGGAGTTGGTCAGCCCACAGTGACCATCGTGAGGCCCCCCGGTGCTCCTGTGATGGCTACCCCCGTACAGCAGCAGAGACCTGGGCTGTTAGCAAGTACCACGAGGACTGCTGCACCACAGCTGGCCGTCAGACCACCACAAAAGACCACCATTCAGTTACCCCCTGGATTTACCATACCACCCG GTATGGTGCTGGTGCGTACGGACACGGGACAGCTAGTGATGGTGACTCAGCAGGTTCTAGCCCAGGCCCAGGCTAAGACCCAACAAGGCCAGGCTGCTGTCTCCAACATCTCCCCCCAGCCTGGAATCCCCACCGCTGGGGCCAACATCAGAGTTAGCACTCCCAGCCAG GCCCCTGGTACGCCCCAGGCTGTCCGTCTGGCGTCCCCTTTCCAGGCAAGAATGGCCcagtccccctctccctctagccCTGCTATACAG GCCATAACTGTGGCACCTGCGGGTGCGTCTGTGTCAGTGaaaatgaccacccctcagaaGACCCAGTCTGTGATCACAGGGGGCCAGGCCTTGGTCAAGCCTGGTGCTGTACGGCCCACTATCACCCTGAACACTGCAGCAGCCAGTGCCTCTGGAAGCCCTATTGCAACAGTCTCCCAG GAAATGCAGGAGAATGTGAAGAAGTGCAAGAACTTCCTGTCCACCCTGATCAAACTGGCGTCCCACAACTCCCCCTCCCCTGACACATCTAAGAACGTCAAGACCCTGGTGCAGGATCTACTG GATGCTAAAATCGAGCCTGAGGAATTCACCACGAGTCTGCAGGCTGAGCTGAAATCCTCTCCACAGCCGTACCTCATCCCCTTCCTCAAG AAAAGCCTCCCTGCCCTGCGGCTGTCCCTTCTCAACAACCAGCAGTCTCTTCTGGCCTCCACCTCCGCTTCTGCCCTGGCcgtcccctccacctccaccatcaGGCCCCGGCTCCCCACCACCATCAGCCCCGCCACAGGCATCGTCAGGTCACCTACCACTGCCCTG GGTGTGAGAAGACCAGGGGTCCAGGGGGTCCAGACCCGCATGCCCATGGTCATCACTCAGACTATACGACCGCAAG GCGTAGTTACAAGAGGACCCTCTATTATCCCGGGCAGAAGTCCTGTGGGCATTGGTGCCCAGGCCTCTGCCAATCAGAAGAAGCTGAATGAGCCTGGAGGTGGGACGTTCAG AGATGACGATGACATCAATGACGTGGCGTCCATGGCGGGGGTAAACCTGAACGAGGAAAACGCCCGCATCATGGCCACTAACTCTGAGCTGGTGGGCACCAAGATCCGCTCCTGTAAGGACGAGGCCTTCCTCCCACCAGGCCTGCTGCACAGACGCATCATGGAGGCTG CCAAGAGATTTGGGGTGACCGAGGTCCCAGCTGAGACAGTGAACTACATCTCCCATGCTACCCAGGCCAGGCTGAGATCCATGCTGGAGAAAGTGTCCACTATCGCCCAGCACCGCACCGACGGGGGCAAG GATGAGGAATGGTATGAGCCATCGACAGACGTCAGGGCCCAGCTCCGCTTTTTTGAGCAGCTGGAAAGGATGGAGAAACAGAGGAAGGacgaacaggagagagaggtcctACTCAAGGCTGCCAAG aGTCGCGCCAGACAGGAGGACCCAGAACAAGCTCGGTTGAAGGCGAAAGCTAAGGAG ATGCAGCAGGCGGAGCAGGCCCAGATCCGGCAGCGTGAAGCCAACCTCACTGCCCTGGCTGCCATCGGGCCCCGCAAGAAACGCAAGATGGACTCGCCAGGGGGCTCCACATCGGGCACAGAG GTTGCTTCGGGTTCAGGGGATGGCTCTTCCACAGCTGCCTCCTCCCGCCAACAGCTCCGTCAGCGGATCACGCGAGTCAACCTCAGGGACTTTATCTTCTGCCTGGAGCAGGAGAGGGCCACATCCAGGTCCTTATTGCTTTATAAAGCTCTCCTGAAGTAG
- the LOC109867285 gene encoding transcription initiation factor TFIID subunit 4 isoform X1 has product MAGASDPLEDMLFNEVDEKAVSDLVGSLESQLVSQKTSPATYSNIKREGSTGAVSQFSGKLRDQAGSLEPPQQGHPKAALNAEPIANQAMSNKIISASTSSITTGGVLNAGTNLQTYGAASQTISTAPPGSVTLPAQSTSFNRGTILGPAGTSAVTVPNPNITTTTTTIRTASPGLQSFNGNTGALKLVNSPAASQVGSGSSTVVSTVSAGNSNIIVSMTSQPPSLPNFTGPQQSAVATTPTIALQRQPSPMAIASQNGVIDPKVSAVVTQGAGSLGATTSQVMNHSNTLMHTKMVAPNQPVSAGQSIILGGSPPPVVVNSPISQPQSVASPTLTAGVKPTVNGVGQPTVTIVRPPGAPVMATPVQQQRPGLLASTTRTAAPQLAVRPPQKTTIQLPPGFTIPPGMVLVRTDTGQLVMVTQQVLAQAQAKTQQGQAAVSNISPQPGIPTAGANIRVSTPSQAPGTPQAVRLASPFQARMAQSPSPSSPAIQKAITVAPAGASVSVKMTTPQKTQSVITGGQALVKPGAVRPTITLNTAAASASGSPIATVSQEMQENVKKCKNFLSTLIKLASHNSPSPDTSKNVKTLVQDLLDAKIEPEEFTTSLQAELKSSPQPYLIPFLKKSLPALRLSLLNNQQSLLASTSASALAVPSTSTIRPRLPTTISPATGIVRSPTTALGVRRPGVQGVQTRMPMVITQTIRPQGVVTRGPSIIPGRSPVGIGAQASANQKKLNEPGGGTFRDDDDINDVASMAGVNLNEENARIMATNSELVGTKIRSCKDEAFLPPGLLHRRIMEAAKRFGVTEVPAETVNYISHATQARLRSMLEKVSTIAQHRTDGGKDEEWYEPSTDVRAQLRFFEQLERMEKQRKDEQEREVLLKAAKSRARQEDPEQARLKAKAKEMQQAEQAQIRQREANLTALAAIGPRKKRKMDSPGGSTSGTEVASGSGDGSSTAASSRQQLRQRITRVNLRDFIFCLEQERATSRSLLLYKALLK; this is encoded by the exons ATGGCGGGAGCCTCCGACCCACTGGAGGACATGCTCTTCAATGAGGTAGACGAAAAAGCTGTAAGCGACTTAGTGGGCTCTTTGGAATCGCAACTTGTCAGCCAAAAGACTTCGCCCGCCACATATTCTAATATCAAGCGAGAAGGATCTACGGGCGCTGTTAGCCAGTTCTCAGGGAAACTGCGTGATCAAGCGGGGTCTCTGGAGCCGCCACAACAAGGACACCCAAAAGCGGCGTTAAACGCGGAACCCATCGCGAATCAGGCGATGTCCAATAAGATTATCAGCGCTTCCACTTCTTCCATCACTACTGGGGGTGTTTTAAACGCTGGTACTAATCTACAAACATATGGAGCCGCATCTCAAACCATTTCCACCGCACCACCAGGATCGGTAACTTTGCCTGCTCAGTCGACTAGCTTCAACAGAGGGACTATTTTGGGTCCTGCTGGCACATCAGCGGTGACTGTTCCCAATCCAaacatcacaacaacaacaacaactatcaGGACTGCTTCACCTGGTTTACAGAGTTTTAACGGTAACACTGGAGCTCTGAAGTTGGTCAACTCGCCAGCAGCTTCCCAAGTCGGGTCAGGCAGCAGCACTGTTGTAAGTACTGTCAGTGCGGGCAATTCCAATATCATTGTGTCCATGACTTCACAACCTCCTTCTCTGCCAAACTTTACTGGACCTCAACAGTCTGCAGTGGCTACTACTCCCACTATTGCATTGCAAAGACAGCCCAGCCCCATGGCCATTGCCTCACAGAATGGAGTAATAGACCCCAAGGTTTCTGCAGTGGTCACACAGGGTGCAGGTTCCCTAGGGGCCACCACCTCTCAGGTCATGAACCACAGCAACACTCTCATGCACACTAAAATGGTGGCACCCAACCAGCCAGTCTCTGCTGGCCAATCAATAATTCTCGGAGGGTCTCCCCCTCCTGTTGTTGTTAACTCACCAATAAGCCAGCCACAGAGTGTGGCGAGTCCCACTCTCACAGCTGGGGTGAAACCAACTGTTAATGGAGTTGGTCAGCCCACAGTGACCATCGTGAGGCCCCCCGGTGCTCCTGTGATGGCTACCCCCGTACAGCAGCAGAGACCTGGGCTGTTAGCAAGTACCACGAGGACTGCTGCACCACAGCTGGCCGTCAGACCACCACAAAAGACCACCATTCAGTTACCCCCTGGATTTACCATACCACCCG GTATGGTGCTGGTGCGTACGGACACGGGACAGCTAGTGATGGTGACTCAGCAGGTTCTAGCCCAGGCCCAGGCTAAGACCCAACAAGGCCAGGCTGCTGTCTCCAACATCTCCCCCCAGCCTGGAATCCCCACCGCTGGGGCCAACATCAGAGTTAGCACTCCCAGCCAG GCCCCTGGTACGCCCCAGGCTGTCCGTCTGGCGTCCCCTTTCCAGGCAAGAATGGCCcagtccccctctccctctagccCTGCTATACAG AAGGCCATAACTGTGGCACCTGCGGGTGCGTCTGTGTCAGTGaaaatgaccacccctcagaaGACCCAGTCTGTGATCACAGGGGGCCAGGCCTTGGTCAAGCCTGGTGCTGTACGGCCCACTATCACCCTGAACACTGCAGCAGCCAGTGCCTCTGGAAGCCCTATTGCAACAGTCTCCCAG GAAATGCAGGAGAATGTGAAGAAGTGCAAGAACTTCCTGTCCACCCTGATCAAACTGGCGTCCCACAACTCCCCCTCCCCTGACACATCTAAGAACGTCAAGACCCTGGTGCAGGATCTACTG GATGCTAAAATCGAGCCTGAGGAATTCACCACGAGTCTGCAGGCTGAGCTGAAATCCTCTCCACAGCCGTACCTCATCCCCTTCCTCAAG AAAAGCCTCCCTGCCCTGCGGCTGTCCCTTCTCAACAACCAGCAGTCTCTTCTGGCCTCCACCTCCGCTTCTGCCCTGGCcgtcccctccacctccaccatcaGGCCCCGGCTCCCCACCACCATCAGCCCCGCCACAGGCATCGTCAGGTCACCTACCACTGCCCTG GGTGTGAGAAGACCAGGGGTCCAGGGGGTCCAGACCCGCATGCCCATGGTCATCACTCAGACTATACGACCGCAAG GCGTAGTTACAAGAGGACCCTCTATTATCCCGGGCAGAAGTCCTGTGGGCATTGGTGCCCAGGCCTCTGCCAATCAGAAGAAGCTGAATGAGCCTGGAGGTGGGACGTTCAG AGATGACGATGACATCAATGACGTGGCGTCCATGGCGGGGGTAAACCTGAACGAGGAAAACGCCCGCATCATGGCCACTAACTCTGAGCTGGTGGGCACCAAGATCCGCTCCTGTAAGGACGAGGCCTTCCTCCCACCAGGCCTGCTGCACAGACGCATCATGGAGGCTG CCAAGAGATTTGGGGTGACCGAGGTCCCAGCTGAGACAGTGAACTACATCTCCCATGCTACCCAGGCCAGGCTGAGATCCATGCTGGAGAAAGTGTCCACTATCGCCCAGCACCGCACCGACGGGGGCAAG GATGAGGAATGGTATGAGCCATCGACAGACGTCAGGGCCCAGCTCCGCTTTTTTGAGCAGCTGGAAAGGATGGAGAAACAGAGGAAGGacgaacaggagagagaggtcctACTCAAGGCTGCCAAG aGTCGCGCCAGACAGGAGGACCCAGAACAAGCTCGGTTGAAGGCGAAAGCTAAGGAG ATGCAGCAGGCGGAGCAGGCCCAGATCCGGCAGCGTGAAGCCAACCTCACTGCCCTGGCTGCCATCGGGCCCCGCAAGAAACGCAAGATGGACTCGCCAGGGGGCTCCACATCGGGCACAGAG GTTGCTTCGGGTTCAGGGGATGGCTCTTCCACAGCTGCCTCCTCCCGCCAACAGCTCCGTCAGCGGATCACGCGAGTCAACCTCAGGGACTTTATCTTCTGCCTGGAGCAGGAGAGGGCCACATCCAGGTCCTTATTGCTTTATAAAGCTCTCCTGAAGTAG